A part of Vespula pensylvanica isolate Volc-1 chromosome 20, ASM1446617v1, whole genome shotgun sequence genomic DNA contains:
- the LOC122636054 gene encoding uncharacterized protein LOC122636054 isoform X5, with translation MSCSVKISSGKSWSGSQRRISSLAEENTCPSPNGAASSCALLQTIQTTNNVLVASSLATTYTTTSSTGLETITATTATATTTTTTTTTTIGGPAAVAANIAGVYGAGGTAAGGVGQRIATPRPVKSITTKKGEDTSKLLKYIDDNVIGKNGTFFGPFGRRKVVFCDYTATGRSLQFLEEYIAKEVLPCLGDTRASTSICSLQSSLFRHEARDIVRHAVGADDQDAVLFTGQGSAGALRTLLRHLDLSKSTVVFVGPFENHDNLQPWREYGVKIIRVSETREGFLDLNELERGLAKMRAEGVAQMIGCFSAASRITGVLTDDVATTLLLHQYGALSVWDYTTAAPYTQIDMNPHLPGMSESTAHKDAIFFAGHKFVGGVQSPGVLVSKKFLLMDETRAEDMRDSHRYLTDPELRDESGTAGVVESIRCGLAIQLKENVTPRAIVNRQDKISRQVLAHVRTIPELILLGSASQNVKRLPIFSFMVRHPRGTFLHHNFVCAVLNDVFGIQARSGCACAGRYAHNLMGIDAELAKEYENLLTQSRANEGSEEVNTEALRPGFAKLSFPYFMSEAEVAFILEALKMVATEGWKLLPQYVLNPQTGEWRHHTNGILKERKLLGTIRYTDGRMNASERRASGSGAFPQSYADCLQTARNIFNRARKMAQRYPLQTDRIFNFISEQTEPLRWFMLPSEAQDLLLGNSQNVKQEVPFNPTLASHRIAHATPVTSTHESLVNSLTTANGMRRLNSDIPRTGNIPISPNSPRHRSLPALSTIRRNASASTTEAKASTSEEIDGGTDDKRSMRTESGNSSTGHKSPATCPSSPMPIRFAVGEAVTPSALSCMSHAVVDRPMKEQRDLIEARDGGRARCNSLGSTTGTSNNASSNRSGMSSSSSPIPVLPLSPQTLTSLGFTPPRSDVNGSKQKRLHCSCSSQTELNSLELDAMSNLSHSISSFNYHGVASPPSSYSSVGEYAERLVGGGRSSPIYSNVGQRSDDDLSAYLKEVTKELATEIKSEIREVISKVDDALSEANTSENTPQHHSRNHSAVSQVSNEDRQFRHDSFTASDIAEYLMEFSKEMASEVKSEIRCMVNAVDGLHRHSPDASASDVSSNGCESPDRGGRVSLSNASPRVSNSRKHGTSEITGKIGELTQQESKMSSECSSDETVIFVMKPTETERMIAGNRAKTDDENDVDDDVDDDSHERTGPEDMGDARKILPKIYSAVNSVSSQDSGINLSFHESDKSIESTELKRSSSAESNSTNSYGRKSRTTNSMSGLSGKSSSKQLVRQNDDLSEDEELSSDLREEDGDPEEEEGLKFEGKDDTRNVQPRVQWYSAPRNIWKPTVEAIQEFDMIRDNDRVLLCLSILGKDSLSLLHTLHQYRLHARSKGIDFEIGAATIDTGGTTFDRLETTRHFKVLDVPYFYEELAIDSTTTTTTTVTPTPTPTPTPTTTTTTGTESQAEESLSNEACSFCNRSIRAQLYAIAKRHGYNVLALGQHLDDLTEGFLSSVFHGGQLKTMKAHYYIRRQDLRVIRPFVYVSEKALRQFSRGKRFASYESKTSELSEKQKHGKDILIQQQERAYPRIYWSVRTALRPLIISHGQLPDFDATCSNMTNSPSSSSGVSSVSTASSSNAAANGGSNQQKRYRRTKTNSVSSASTVHHSSSQRLDDNDETDEEPVL, from the exons ATGAGCTGCTCGGTAAAGATCTCGTCTGGGAAGAGTTGGAGCGGATCGCAGAGGAGGATCAGCTCGTTGGCGGAGGAGAATACGTGCCCTTCTCCTAACGGCGCTGCTTCGAGTTGCGCCCTCTTGCAGACGATTCAAACGACCAATAACGTATTGGTCGCGTCCTCGCTCGCTACCACGTATACGACTACGTCGAGCACGGGTTTGGAAACGATAACTGCTACAACGGcaacggcgacgacgacgacgacaacgacgacgacgacgatcggcGGTCCTGCTGCGGTGGCTGCTAACATAGCCGGTGTTTACGGTGCCGGTGGCACCGCCGCAGGCGGCGTCGGTCAAAGGATCGCTACGCCACGCCCCGTCAAGTCGATCACtacgaagaaaggagaagacaCGAGCAAGCTGCTCAAGTACATCGACGATAACGTCATCGGCAAGAACGGCACCTTCTTCGGACCGTTCGGCCGCAGGAAAG TCGTCTTTTGCGATTATACGGCAACAGGAAGGTCGCTACAATTTCTCGAAGAGTACATCGCGAAGGAGGTCCTGCCATGTTTGGGCGACACTCGAGCATCGACGTCCATCTGCAGTCTACAATCCTCTCTCTTCAG GCACGAAGCAAGAGACATCGTTAGGCATGCCGTTGGTGCCGACGACCAGGATGCGGTTTTATTCACGGGTCAAGGTTCGGCCGGTGCCCTTCGCACGCTTCTGCGACATCTCGATCTCTCAAAATCCACCGTAGTTTTCGTGGGCCCGTTCGAGAACCACGACAACCTACAGCCGTGGCGTGAATATGGTGTCAAG ATAATACGAGTGTCCGAAACCCGAGAGGGTTTCTTGGATTTGAACGAACTCGAACGAGGTCTGGCCAAGATGCGTGCGGAAGGCGTTGCGCAAATGATCGGGTGCTTCAGCGCGGCCAGTCGTATAACCGGGGTTTTGACGGATGACGTTGCCACGACCCTTCTTCTACATCAGTACGGTGCCCTCAGTGTCTGGGACTATACCACTGCAG CGCCGTATACTCAGATCGACATGAATCCGCATCTACCGGGAATGAGCGAATCCACGGCGCACAAGGATGCAATTTTCTTCGCTGGGCACAAGTTCGTAGGGGGCGTCCAATCCCCCGGGGTACTCGTcagtaaaaaatttcttctaatgGACGAGACTAGAGCCGAAGACATGAGGGACAGTCATCGGTACCTGACCGATCCCGAGCTTCGCGACGAAAGTGGAACCGCCGGAGTGGTGGAAAGCATTCGTTGCGGACTGGCGATTCAACTGAAGGAGAACGTGACGCCACGGGCGATCGTCAATCGTCAAGACAAAATTTCCAG GCAAGTGCTGGCCCACGTACGCACAATTCCAGAATTGATTTTACTCGGGAGCGCATCGCAAAACGTCAAAAGGCTACCCATCTTCTCGTTCATGGTCCGGCACCCGCGTGGCACGTTTCTCCATCACAATTTCGTGTGCGCCGTGTTAAACGACGTTTTCGGCATACAGGCCAGAAGTGGGTGCGCTTGCGCCGGCCGTTACGCTCACAATTTGATGGGAATCGACGCGGAACTGGCGAAGGAGTACGAAAATTTATTGACGCAGAG TCGAGCCAACGAGGGAAGCGAGGAGGTCAACACCGAAGCACTGAGGCCCGGATTCGCCAAGCTTTCCTTCCCCTACTTCATGTCCGAGGCCGAAGTCGCGTTCATTTTGGAGGCCTTGAAGATGGTGGCCACCGAGGGATGGAAGCTCTTACCGCAATACGTTTTAAATCCTCAGACCGGCGAGTGGCGGCACCACACCAACGGCATATTGAAGGAACGAAAATTGTTGGGTACTATCAGATACACCGACGGCAGAATGAACGCGTCCGAAAGGAGAGCGTCCGGATCGGGCGCTTTTCCGCAAAGCTACGCGGACTGCCTGCAAACGgctcgaaatattttcaatcgtgCGCGTAAGATGGCACAAAGGTATCCCCTGCAAACCGATCGTATCTTTAACTTCATCTCGGAACAAACGGAACCGTTGCGCTGGTTCATGTTACCGAGCGAGGCGCAAGATCTGCTTCTGGGAAATTCTCAAAACGTGAAGCAGGAAGTACCTTTCAATCCCACGTTAGCCTCGCACAGGATCGCGCACGCGACACCGGTAACGAGCACGCACGAGAGTCTCGTTAACAGTTTGACCACGGCCAACGGCATGAGACGCCTGAACAGCGACATTCCTCGAACCGGCAATATTCCCATATCGCCGAATTCGCCGCGACATCGAAGTCTTCCCGCGTTGAGCACGATAAGGAGAAACGCGAGCGCGTCGACGACCGAGGCCAAGGCTAGTACGTCGGAGGAGATCGACGGCGGCACCGACGACAAGCGATCGATGCGAACCGAGAGCGGGAATTCGTCGACTGGTCACAAGTCCCCCGCCACTTGCCCGAGCTCGCCGATGCCGATACGATTCGCCGTGGGCGAGGCGGTCACGCCGTCGGCCCTCTCGTGCATGTCTCACGCGGTGGTCGATCGACCGATGAAGGAACAGAGAGATTTGATAGAGGCGAGGGACGGCGGACGCGCAAGGTGCAATTCCTTGGGTAGTACGACCGGGACGAGTAACAACGCGAGCAGCAATCGGTCCGGTATGTCCTCCTCGTCCTCGCCCATACCGGTACTCCCCTTGAGCCCTCAAACGTTGACGAGTTTGGGTTTCACGCCGCCGCGCTCGGACGTTAACGGGTCGAAACAGAAACGACTTCATTGCAGCTGCAGCAGCCAGACGGAGCTTAATTCCCTCGAGTTGGACGCGATGAGCAATCTGAGCCATTCCATATCGTCTTTCAATTATCACGGCGTCGCCTCCCCGCCCTCCTCGTATTCCTCGGTCGGAGAGTACGCGGAAAGGCTCGTCGGCGGTGGTAGGTCCTCGCCCATATACTCGAACGTCGGTCAAAGATCCGACGACGATTTGAGCGCTTACTTGAAGGAAGTAACGAAGGAGCTGGCGACGGAGATAAAATCGGAGATTCGCGAGGTCATATCCAAGGTAGACGACGCGCTCTCGGAGGCCAACACCTCCGAGAATACTCCCCAGCATCACTCGCGCAATCACAGCGCCGTTAGCCAGGTCTCCAACGAGGACAGACAGTTCAGGCACGATTCCTTTACGGCCAGCGACATCGCCGAATATTTGATGGAATTTTCGAAGGAAATGGCGAGCGAGGTCAAGTCCGAGATCAGGTGTATGGTGAACGCGGTCGACGGGCTTCACAGGCACTCGCCGGACGCCTCGGCCTCGGACGTGTCGTCGAACGGATGCGAGTCCCCGGACAGAGGGGGGAGAGTTTCGTTATCGAACGCTTCTCCTCGGGTATCGAATTCCAGAAAACACGGTACCTCCGAGATAACCGGTAAGATCGGCGAATTGACGCAACAGGAGAGCAAGATGTCCAGCGAGTGTTCCTCCGACGAGACGGTGATCTTCGTGATGAAGCCGACGGAAACCGAACGGATGATCGCCGGTAATCGTGCCAAAaccgacgacgagaacgacgtgGACGACGACGTGGACGACGATTCCCACGAGCGTACCGGACCGGAGGACATGGGCGACGCTAGGAAGATCCTACCAAAGATTTATTCGGCCGTGAATTCGGTAAGTTCTCAGGACAGTGGGATCAACCTTTCCTTTCACGAAAGCGACAAGTCGATCGAATCGACGGAATTGAAACGTAGCAGTAGCGCCGAATCGAATTCTACGAACAGTTACGGTCGAAAGTCTAGAACGACGAACTCGATGTCTGGTTTATCCGGTAAATCTTCCTCGAAACAGCTCGTACGTCAGAACGACGATCTCTCGGAGGACGAGGAGCTGTCGTCGGACTTGCGAGAGGAGGACGGCGATccggaggaggaagagggttTGAAGTTCGAAGGTAAAGACGATACGAGGAACGTTCAGCCGCGCGTTCAATGGTACTCCGCACCGAGAAACATTTGGAAACCAACGGTCGAGGCTATACAGGAGTTCGACATGATTCGCGACAACGACAGGGTGCTCCTGTGTCTGTCGATACTGGGAAAGGATTCGTTGTCTCTCTTGCACACGCTACATCAGTACAGATTGCACGCGAGGTCAAAGGGAATCGATTTCGAGATCGGCGCTGCCACGATCGACACCGGTGGCACGACGTTCGATCGGCTCGAGACTACGAGACATTTCAAGGTTTTGGACGTTCCTTACTTTTACGAAGAGTTGGCGATCGAttcgacgacgaccacgacgacgactgtgacgccgacgccgacgccgacgccgacgccgacgacgacgacg acgacgggCACGGAGAGTCAAGCCGAGGAGTCCCTTTCCAACGAAGCCTGCAGCTTTTGCAACAGATCCATCAGAGCGCAATTGTACGCGATCGCGAAACGTCACGGTTACAACGTATTGGCACTCGGACAACACTTGGACGACCTGACGGAAGGCTTCCTCTCGTCGGTCTTTCACGGTGGCCAACTAAAGACCATGAAGGCGCATTACTACATTCGCCGACAAGATCTCCGGGTCATCAGACCCTTCGTCTACGTCAGCGAGAAGGCTTTGAGACAATTTTCACGAGGCAAACGATTCGCTTCGTACGAATCAAAAACGAGTGAACTTTCGGAG AAACAGAAACACGGCAAAGATATATTGATCCAACAACAGGAACGAGCTTATCCGCGTATATATTGGTCCGTACGTACGGCCCTTCGGCCGTTAATAATTTCGCACGGACAGTTGCCGGACTTCGACGCTACTTGCAGCAATATGACCAATAGTCCGAGCAGTAGCAGCGGGGTCAGCAGCGTCAGCACCGCCAGTAGCAGCAACGCCGCCGCCAACGGTGGTAGTAATCAACAAAAGAGGTATCGAAGGACGAAAACGAATTCGGTTTCCTCGGCGTCGACCGTCCACCATTCGTCCTCCCAACGactcgacgacaacgacgagacCGACGAGGAGCCGGTCCTTTGA
- the LOC122636054 gene encoding uncharacterized protein LOC122636054 isoform X2 — MSCSVKISSGKSWSGSQRRISSLAEENTCPSPNGAASSCALLQTIQTTNNVLVASSLATTYTTTSSTGLETITATTATATTTTTTTTTTIGGPAAVAANIAGVYGAGGTAAGGVGQRIATPRPVKSITTKKGEDTSKLLKYIDDNVIGKNGTFFGPFGRRKVVFCDYTATGRSLQFLEEYIAKEVLPCLGDTRASTSICSLQSSLFRHEARDIVRHAVGADDQDAVLFTGQGSAGALRTLLRHLDLSKSTVVFVGPFENHDNLQPWREYGVKIIRVSETREGFLDLNELERGLAKMRAEGVAQMIGCFSAASRITGVLTDDVATTLLLHQYGALSVWDYTTAAPYTQIDMNPHLPGMSESTAHKDAIFFAGHKFVGGVQSPGVLVSKKFLLMDETRAEDMRDSHRYLTDPELRDESGTAGVVESIRCGLAIQLKENVTPRAIVNRQDKISRQVLAHVRTIPELILLGSASQNVKRLPIFSFMVRHPRGTFLHHNFVCAVLNDVFGIQARSGCACAGRYAHNLMGIDAELAKEYENLLTQSRANEGSEEVNTEALRPGFAKLSFPYFMSEAEVAFILEALKMVATEGWKLLPQYVLNPQTGEWRHHTNGILKERKLLGTIRYTDGRMNASERRASGSGAFPQSYADCLQTARNIFNRARKMAQRYPLQTDRIFNFISEQTEPLRWFMLPSEAQDLLLGNSQNVKQEVPFNPTLASHRIAHATPVTSTHESLVNSLTTANGMRRLNSDIPRTGNIPISPNSPRHRSLPALSTIRRNASASTTEAKASTSEEIDGGTDDKRSMRTESGNSSTGHKSPATCPSSPMPIRFAVGEAVTPSALSCMSHAVVDRPMKEQRDLIEARDGGRARCNSLGSTTGTSNNASSNRSGMSSSSSPIPVLPLSPQTLTSLGFTPPRSDVNGSKQKRLHCSCSSQTELNSLELDAMSNLSHSISSFNYHGVASPPSSYSSVGEYAERLVGGGRSSPIYSNVGQRSDDDLSAYLKEVTKELATEIKSEIREVISKVDDALSEANTSENTPQHHSRNHSAVSQVSNEDRQFRHDSFTASDIAEYLMEFSKEMASEVKSEIRCMVNAVDGLHRHSPDASASDVSSNGCESPDRGGRVSLSNASPRVSNSRKHGTSEITGKIGELTQQESKMSSECSSDETVIFVMKPTETERMIAGNRAKTDDENDVDDDVDDDSHERTGPEDMGDARKILPKIYSAVNSVSSQDSGINLSFHESDKSIESTELKRSSSAESNSTNSYGRKSRTTNSMSGLSGKSSSKQLVRQNDDLSEDEELSSDLREEDGDPEEEEGLKFEGKDDTRNVQPRVQWYSAPRNIWKPTVEAIQEFDMIRDNDRVLLCLSILGKDSLSLLHTLHQYRLHARSKGIDFEIGAATIDTGGTTFDRLETTRHFKVLDVPYFYEELAIDSTTTTTTTVTPTPTPTPTPTTTTTTTTTTGTESQAEESLSNEACSFCNRSIRAQLYAIAKRHGYNVLALGQHLDDLTEGFLSSVFHGGQLKTMKAHYYIRRQDLRVIRPFVYVSEKALRQFSRGKRFASYESKTSELSEKQKHGKDILIQQQERAYPRIYWSVRTALRPLIISHGQLPDFDATCSNMTNSPSSSSGVSSVSTASSSNAAANGGSNQQKRYRRTKTNSVSSASTVHHSSSQRLDDNDETDEEPVL, encoded by the exons ATGAGCTGCTCGGTAAAGATCTCGTCTGGGAAGAGTTGGAGCGGATCGCAGAGGAGGATCAGCTCGTTGGCGGAGGAGAATACGTGCCCTTCTCCTAACGGCGCTGCTTCGAGTTGCGCCCTCTTGCAGACGATTCAAACGACCAATAACGTATTGGTCGCGTCCTCGCTCGCTACCACGTATACGACTACGTCGAGCACGGGTTTGGAAACGATAACTGCTACAACGGcaacggcgacgacgacgacgacaacgacgacgacgacgatcggcGGTCCTGCTGCGGTGGCTGCTAACATAGCCGGTGTTTACGGTGCCGGTGGCACCGCCGCAGGCGGCGTCGGTCAAAGGATCGCTACGCCACGCCCCGTCAAGTCGATCACtacgaagaaaggagaagacaCGAGCAAGCTGCTCAAGTACATCGACGATAACGTCATCGGCAAGAACGGCACCTTCTTCGGACCGTTCGGCCGCAGGAAAG TCGTCTTTTGCGATTATACGGCAACAGGAAGGTCGCTACAATTTCTCGAAGAGTACATCGCGAAGGAGGTCCTGCCATGTTTGGGCGACACTCGAGCATCGACGTCCATCTGCAGTCTACAATCCTCTCTCTTCAG GCACGAAGCAAGAGACATCGTTAGGCATGCCGTTGGTGCCGACGACCAGGATGCGGTTTTATTCACGGGTCAAGGTTCGGCCGGTGCCCTTCGCACGCTTCTGCGACATCTCGATCTCTCAAAATCCACCGTAGTTTTCGTGGGCCCGTTCGAGAACCACGACAACCTACAGCCGTGGCGTGAATATGGTGTCAAG ATAATACGAGTGTCCGAAACCCGAGAGGGTTTCTTGGATTTGAACGAACTCGAACGAGGTCTGGCCAAGATGCGTGCGGAAGGCGTTGCGCAAATGATCGGGTGCTTCAGCGCGGCCAGTCGTATAACCGGGGTTTTGACGGATGACGTTGCCACGACCCTTCTTCTACATCAGTACGGTGCCCTCAGTGTCTGGGACTATACCACTGCAG CGCCGTATACTCAGATCGACATGAATCCGCATCTACCGGGAATGAGCGAATCCACGGCGCACAAGGATGCAATTTTCTTCGCTGGGCACAAGTTCGTAGGGGGCGTCCAATCCCCCGGGGTACTCGTcagtaaaaaatttcttctaatgGACGAGACTAGAGCCGAAGACATGAGGGACAGTCATCGGTACCTGACCGATCCCGAGCTTCGCGACGAAAGTGGAACCGCCGGAGTGGTGGAAAGCATTCGTTGCGGACTGGCGATTCAACTGAAGGAGAACGTGACGCCACGGGCGATCGTCAATCGTCAAGACAAAATTTCCAG GCAAGTGCTGGCCCACGTACGCACAATTCCAGAATTGATTTTACTCGGGAGCGCATCGCAAAACGTCAAAAGGCTACCCATCTTCTCGTTCATGGTCCGGCACCCGCGTGGCACGTTTCTCCATCACAATTTCGTGTGCGCCGTGTTAAACGACGTTTTCGGCATACAGGCCAGAAGTGGGTGCGCTTGCGCCGGCCGTTACGCTCACAATTTGATGGGAATCGACGCGGAACTGGCGAAGGAGTACGAAAATTTATTGACGCAGAG TCGAGCCAACGAGGGAAGCGAGGAGGTCAACACCGAAGCACTGAGGCCCGGATTCGCCAAGCTTTCCTTCCCCTACTTCATGTCCGAGGCCGAAGTCGCGTTCATTTTGGAGGCCTTGAAGATGGTGGCCACCGAGGGATGGAAGCTCTTACCGCAATACGTTTTAAATCCTCAGACCGGCGAGTGGCGGCACCACACCAACGGCATATTGAAGGAACGAAAATTGTTGGGTACTATCAGATACACCGACGGCAGAATGAACGCGTCCGAAAGGAGAGCGTCCGGATCGGGCGCTTTTCCGCAAAGCTACGCGGACTGCCTGCAAACGgctcgaaatattttcaatcgtgCGCGTAAGATGGCACAAAGGTATCCCCTGCAAACCGATCGTATCTTTAACTTCATCTCGGAACAAACGGAACCGTTGCGCTGGTTCATGTTACCGAGCGAGGCGCAAGATCTGCTTCTGGGAAATTCTCAAAACGTGAAGCAGGAAGTACCTTTCAATCCCACGTTAGCCTCGCACAGGATCGCGCACGCGACACCGGTAACGAGCACGCACGAGAGTCTCGTTAACAGTTTGACCACGGCCAACGGCATGAGACGCCTGAACAGCGACATTCCTCGAACCGGCAATATTCCCATATCGCCGAATTCGCCGCGACATCGAAGTCTTCCCGCGTTGAGCACGATAAGGAGAAACGCGAGCGCGTCGACGACCGAGGCCAAGGCTAGTACGTCGGAGGAGATCGACGGCGGCACCGACGACAAGCGATCGATGCGAACCGAGAGCGGGAATTCGTCGACTGGTCACAAGTCCCCCGCCACTTGCCCGAGCTCGCCGATGCCGATACGATTCGCCGTGGGCGAGGCGGTCACGCCGTCGGCCCTCTCGTGCATGTCTCACGCGGTGGTCGATCGACCGATGAAGGAACAGAGAGATTTGATAGAGGCGAGGGACGGCGGACGCGCAAGGTGCAATTCCTTGGGTAGTACGACCGGGACGAGTAACAACGCGAGCAGCAATCGGTCCGGTATGTCCTCCTCGTCCTCGCCCATACCGGTACTCCCCTTGAGCCCTCAAACGTTGACGAGTTTGGGTTTCACGCCGCCGCGCTCGGACGTTAACGGGTCGAAACAGAAACGACTTCATTGCAGCTGCAGCAGCCAGACGGAGCTTAATTCCCTCGAGTTGGACGCGATGAGCAATCTGAGCCATTCCATATCGTCTTTCAATTATCACGGCGTCGCCTCCCCGCCCTCCTCGTATTCCTCGGTCGGAGAGTACGCGGAAAGGCTCGTCGGCGGTGGTAGGTCCTCGCCCATATACTCGAACGTCGGTCAAAGATCCGACGACGATTTGAGCGCTTACTTGAAGGAAGTAACGAAGGAGCTGGCGACGGAGATAAAATCGGAGATTCGCGAGGTCATATCCAAGGTAGACGACGCGCTCTCGGAGGCCAACACCTCCGAGAATACTCCCCAGCATCACTCGCGCAATCACAGCGCCGTTAGCCAGGTCTCCAACGAGGACAGACAGTTCAGGCACGATTCCTTTACGGCCAGCGACATCGCCGAATATTTGATGGAATTTTCGAAGGAAATGGCGAGCGAGGTCAAGTCCGAGATCAGGTGTATGGTGAACGCGGTCGACGGGCTTCACAGGCACTCGCCGGACGCCTCGGCCTCGGACGTGTCGTCGAACGGATGCGAGTCCCCGGACAGAGGGGGGAGAGTTTCGTTATCGAACGCTTCTCCTCGGGTATCGAATTCCAGAAAACACGGTACCTCCGAGATAACCGGTAAGATCGGCGAATTGACGCAACAGGAGAGCAAGATGTCCAGCGAGTGTTCCTCCGACGAGACGGTGATCTTCGTGATGAAGCCGACGGAAACCGAACGGATGATCGCCGGTAATCGTGCCAAAaccgacgacgagaacgacgtgGACGACGACGTGGACGACGATTCCCACGAGCGTACCGGACCGGAGGACATGGGCGACGCTAGGAAGATCCTACCAAAGATTTATTCGGCCGTGAATTCGGTAAGTTCTCAGGACAGTGGGATCAACCTTTCCTTTCACGAAAGCGACAAGTCGATCGAATCGACGGAATTGAAACGTAGCAGTAGCGCCGAATCGAATTCTACGAACAGTTACGGTCGAAAGTCTAGAACGACGAACTCGATGTCTGGTTTATCCGGTAAATCTTCCTCGAAACAGCTCGTACGTCAGAACGACGATCTCTCGGAGGACGAGGAGCTGTCGTCGGACTTGCGAGAGGAGGACGGCGATccggaggaggaagagggttTGAAGTTCGAAGGTAAAGACGATACGAGGAACGTTCAGCCGCGCGTTCAATGGTACTCCGCACCGAGAAACATTTGGAAACCAACGGTCGAGGCTATACAGGAGTTCGACATGATTCGCGACAACGACAGGGTGCTCCTGTGTCTGTCGATACTGGGAAAGGATTCGTTGTCTCTCTTGCACACGCTACATCAGTACAGATTGCACGCGAGGTCAAAGGGAATCGATTTCGAGATCGGCGCTGCCACGATCGACACCGGTGGCACGACGTTCGATCGGCTCGAGACTACGAGACATTTCAAGGTTTTGGACGTTCCTTACTTTTACGAAGAGTTGGCGATCGAttcgacgacgaccacgacgacgactgtgacgccgacgccgacgccgacgccgacgccgacgacg acgacgacgactacgactacgacgggCACGGAGAGTCAAGCCGAGGAGTCCCTTTCCAACGAAGCCTGCAGCTTTTGCAACAGATCCATCAGAGCGCAATTGTACGCGATCGCGAAACGTCACGGTTACAACGTATTGGCACTCGGACAACACTTGGACGACCTGACGGAAGGCTTCCTCTCGTCGGTCTTTCACGGTGGCCAACTAAAGACCATGAAGGCGCATTACTACATTCGCCGACAAGATCTCCGGGTCATCAGACCCTTCGTCTACGTCAGCGAGAAGGCTTTGAGACAATTTTCACGAGGCAAACGATTCGCTTCGTACGAATCAAAAACGAGTGAACTTTCGGAG AAACAGAAACACGGCAAAGATATATTGATCCAACAACAGGAACGAGCTTATCCGCGTATATATTGGTCCGTACGTACGGCCCTTCGGCCGTTAATAATTTCGCACGGACAGTTGCCGGACTTCGACGCTACTTGCAGCAATATGACCAATAGTCCGAGCAGTAGCAGCGGGGTCAGCAGCGTCAGCACCGCCAGTAGCAGCAACGCCGCCGCCAACGGTGGTAGTAATCAACAAAAGAGGTATCGAAGGACGAAAACGAATTCGGTTTCCTCGGCGTCGACCGTCCACCATTCGTCCTCCCAACGactcgacgacaacgacgagacCGACGAGGAGCCGGTCCTTTGA